In the genome of Pseudomonas fluorescens, the window AACCCTGCGCCGTCGACTGGCCGAAGAGGGGCAAACCTACCAAGGCCTCAAGGACGGCGTGCGCAAGGAGCTGGCGATTGTCTGGCTGGCCGAACCGGCGATCAGCTTCAGTGAAATCGCCACGCGGCTGGGGTTCGCTGACGTCAGTTCGTTCTACAAGGCGTTTCGCAAGTGGTCGGGGTCAAATCCGGGGCATTACCGCAGCCTGATTCTCAATGACACTGAGTAAGTTCAGCGGCGCAACCGTCATTTCTTCGCAGGCGTTCGACGGCTGCCCGTGGTCGCCATTGGCAGATTGAGCGTGCCACTGTCGACGAAACGCATCGTGTTGAACACGCCACCCGAGAGCTTGCCGCGCAGGACGTAGGGCATGTTGTTGAGCGTTTTCATCTGGCTGATGCCATAGGTCTGGCGGATCACCGAAAACGCCGAAACGCTGACCGGCACGCTGACGACGGTGTCGGAAAAACGCCCGATCGTACCCCGCTCATCGGTGACGCCAGAGGCGAAGGGCTGGCCGTTGATGTCCAGGTCCAGGGCGACACCGCTGTAGGTGAGGGTGGTGTCATTGGGGTTCTGCACGCGGATTCTCACGGCAAATCGCACTTCCATGCCCTCGCCTTGCAGGGGCTCGACACCCACGACGTTGATTCTCAACGGGTCTCGATTGGGTAGCGAGGAACAGGCGCTCAGGCAGAGCAGGAGGGAAATCAGGACCGCGTGGACGCTGCGCATGGACGTGCTCTCATCTGAAAAAGGGCTGAACCGCCAGCGGCTCAGCCCTTGAGTCCGTCTAGTGGTTCGACTGTGCGACCATCGCAGGCTTTGCGGGTTCATCCCTGGCGGTCACATCGGGGTTCTGCATGACCTGAAGCACCGAGGCCTCCGGATCGAATTCGTCCTCTTCCAGTTCGATGAATTCCTCGGGCAGGAAGATATTAAGAACGATAGCGCACAGCGCGCCGACGGTGATGGGCGATTCGAAAATGTTGTGCAGGGCCTTGGGCAGTTCCCGCAGGACTTCCGGCACGGCGGCCACGCCCAGGCCCATGCCGACGGAAATCGCCACGATCAGCATGTTGCGCCGATGCAGGCCGGCCTCGGCGAGAATCTTGATCCCGGCCACCGCGACGGTGCCGAACATCACCAGTTCCGCGCCACCCAGCACCGGTTTCGGCATCAGTTGCAGTACCGCGCCGATCATCGGGAACAGGCCAAGCACCACCAGTAATCCGGCAATGAAAAACGCCACGTAGCGGCTGGCCACGCCGGTGAGCTGGATCACCCCGTTGTTCTGGGCGAAGGTCACCATCGGCATGCTGTTGAACACCGCGGCCATGGCCGAGTTGAGGCCATCGGCGAGCAGGCCGGACTTGATCCGGCGAATGTACACCGGGCCTTTGACCGGTTGCCGGGAGATCATCGAGTTGGCCGTGAGGTCACCGGCGGCCTCCAGCGGCGACACCAGGAAGATCACCGCCACCGGGATGAACGCCACCCAATCGAAGGAGAACCCGTA includes:
- a CDS encoding LEA type 2 family protein is translated as MRSVHAVLISLLLCLSACSSLPNRDPLRINVVGVEPLQGEGMEVRFAVRIRVQNPNDTTLTYSGVALDLDINGQPFASGVTDERGTIGRFSDTVVSVPVSVSAFSVIRQTYGISQMKTLNNMPYVLRGKLSGGVFNTMRFVDSGTLNLPMATTGSRRTPAKK